A single window of Mugil cephalus isolate CIBA_MC_2020 chromosome 1, CIBA_Mcephalus_1.1, whole genome shotgun sequence DNA harbors:
- the frem1a gene encoding FRAS1-related extracellular matrix protein 1a isoform X1, with protein MGSRRQTLAWTFLPVLLLGMASSSLVKVNKGLKVKRGQSAYLQEGDLQFHIPHQKDACKVEVVLNEPITQRVGKLMPEVFDCHYLADEVKYVHNGCPLLKEDTVKLRLYRFTETETHMEVFSLHVDIMEPECSIIKLGPKFLEVHEFYSLSDPVDGNVVSFHYERRSTLECSVHLSSHDSHLPAHGQLVTGEPEKATKRGDEPESFIPLRQQLDNKARAMCKSEDCLKGLKLVKFTKISCDDFLMMGLRYQHIQPPSPDIDYIAIRLDLKDIRSGSIYKSEQAWIPVRIIGAMPNQPPKPSFMSMFILEVDQFILTPMSTATLDAEDEETPKHLLVFNITKPPVDGFITHLSDHTRPISSFTWFDLNDMLIGYQPPNSSQTQRRNYEVEFEVHDFFFEKSPSMTVHMSVRNADTNAPRVSWNMGLSLLEGQSRPITWEQFQIVDNDNLNAVRLITVDGLQHGRLTVRGGKGFMFTVKDIKEGVVRYHHDDSDSTKDFIIFRITDGRHQTRHKFPIKVLPKDDSPPFLITNMLLEVSEGHMTLLRGSTLQASDMDSSDDYILYNITRPPQAGEVMKIPGPGLTGYPVSHFLQKDLSQSIVFYRHLGNEVFDDSFEVVLSDFHDPPNLSEPQVVMVHIEPVPDQPPKEVPGSSRCLVIKETEVVHITRQQLHFVDQESPDSELTYTVTTPPFYTSPHRSPDAGRLFLVDSIPKFTKDSNAPVLRLFTQHAVNFMKVAYMPPIMDIGPYPQHIQFVLSVTNHLGKTITGICFNVTVVPVDNQPPQVITNPLSVDEGGECWLGPEHLLVSDVDSGEDAIRVELQGEPQHGALQLGGQHLKPGQTFTLQDLKSLKVRYNHDSSETTEDHIEFIATDGTNAFNFVLHVKVTLINDEVPVVVADLKPVLSCAEGQEIVITAEYIYATDADSDNGSLVFLIARQPYHGVVLRSGVVVDRFVQADITAGIITYKHTGLEIGLSPRHDTITFVISDGDTETSALCCGGGNPIRTRGTAQLPVYDLQITVFPVDSQAPSLATGDIFMVDEGGTAPITTSHLKASDVDTVLDELVVNLISPPQFGYIENVLPSPGFEKSNTGISIASFSYNNIIEGHINYVQSRHQRMEPTADQFMLCVSDGKHSSAHVPFYIIINPTNDEVPEFVARNITVQEGDMKQLDLSVLHAIDLDIPKNSLIFSIVRPPQHGSIVNHISGKPVGRRREAGLQSPVVDFTMTDLTNGMDLMYMHDDSESMEDSFTIKLTDGRHQLHRQVMVKVLPVNDEEPRVIRNLGLQVEPGETRLISSVTLFAEDNDSPSSDVLYIFESVPTQGLLQLKERHYWVTLTAGENCTQEMVDMNLLRYMHTGVHPAKMQDFFVFHLLDGKNQSPPQHFQISVKDLEKGNIAIFVKPVNVSRGDRVILTTDVLLATDGTDKPEELLYVVTHPPAHGHIEYIKHPGLVISTFSQMDIAANLVAYVHDNQASASTETFQFVVSNGKMSRNGSFEVGVEMVDRVLPSLSSNKGLTVPQGSSMILGPDCLSMSDPDTPPGALTFVLLQPPQYGKLVVASTALTAGSNFTQRDLKELAVAYKHDGGPSQIDRFAFTASDSTNRGFLLDGRLHTEPVFFTIQIKPLDKSPPEVVKLLPLWKAELLADGRFGIFLSSRELKARDGDSRDEELIFCIVRPPYFGYLENITTGRFAPQRFPQVELNKRTIVYVINPDKETLSDSLEFRVSDPLGNTGPSHMLEFRWSSVELSQPEYSACEEQGAIGLDVIRKGNLAESSYITLKVKEATAAAGKDFILNPSSLIQFDPGVSKRSWQTEIVQDHLEEAEETFEVLLVSPVGAVIGSISKAQLTIRDSGRGQCRLNQDQRAPVLGGKEIRSDTYPQHGSIQLEKLPLGTESVIWTRGDGIPVPDSSLPKKKLRVVGNPKSIAPSSVFHNGTDLVYTYHGIMQMQVEDETSPSRKGRKANIQVVSRGALQQMSAMEAKSRPDPPRKHARPLKTGPAKGYAPPDNSTPKPCLPELMGFLHFNQTANQLYHCNGVSWKPWAPTDQMVSAQTCPQGWTFHGGHCYILSAERKVTWSTANRACRERYKGTLASVLSKVDMDWLWDFSGRKPFWIGLNDREGRGRWEWAGGEPVGYTNWRKAPPRSKIKGGKKCVLVWRRAKWQIRDCKTSRGHRFVCSV; from the exons ATGGGTTCGCGTCGTCAAACTCTGGCCTGGACGTTCCTCCCAGTGCTTCTACTGGGAATGGCTTCTTCCTCTCTTGTGAAAGTCAACAAAGGTTTAAAGGTGAAGCGGGGTCAGTCGGCCTACCTTCAGGAGGGTGACCTGCAGTTCCATATTCCCCACCAGAAGGACGCCTGCAAGGTGGAGGTGGTGTTGAACGAGCCCATAACTCAACGAGTGGGAAAGCTCATGCCTGag gtGTTTGACTGCCATTACCTGGCTGATGAGGTGAAGTACGTCCACAACGGCTGTCCATTGTTAAAGGAGGACACCGTCAAGCTTCGCTTATACAG gttcacagagacagagacgcaCATGGAGGTGTTTTCTCTTCACGTGGACATCATGGAACCAGAATGCAGTATCATCAAGCTGGGGCCCAAGTTCCTTGAGGTTCATGAGTTCTACAGCCTCTCCGATCCTGTCGATGGCAACGTGGTGTCCTTCCACTATGAAAGGAGGTCTACCCTGGAATGCAGTGTTCACCTAAGTAGCCATGACTCCCACCTGCCAGCCCATGGACAGCTGGTCACCGGAGAGCCGGAGAAAGCCACCAAGAGAGGAGACGAGCCAGAGAGCTTCATTCCCCTGCGTCAACAGCTGG ATAATAAAGCCAGAGCGATGTGTAAATCTGAGGATTGTCTGAAGGGTCTGAAACTAGTGAAGTTCACCAAGATTTCCTGTGATGACTTCCTGATGATGGGGCTACGGTATCAGCACATACAGCCTCCATCTCCAGACATAGACTACATCGCAATCAGACTGGACCTCAAGGACATTAGAAGTGGCAGCATATATAAG TCCGAACAGGCCTGGATCCCAGTTCGGATCATTGGTGCCATGCCCAACCAGCCTCCTAAACCATCCTTCATGTCTATGTTTATCCTGGAAGTAGACCAGTTCATCCTAACACCCATGTCCACTGCTACGTTGGATGCCGAAGATGAGGAAACTCCTAAGCACCTTTTGGTTTTTAACATCACTAAACCTCCAGTGGATGGGTTCATCACGCACTTGTCCGACCACACACGCCCAATCTCCTCTTTTACGTGGTTTGATCTCAATGACATGCTCATTGGGTATCAACCTCCGAACTCCTCGCAAACCCAACGTAGGAATTACGAG GTCGAGTTTGAGGTTCACGATTTTTTCTTTGAGAAGAGCCCGTCAATGACTGTTCACATGTCAGTAAGGAATGCTGACACAAATGCACCCAGAGTCTCCTGGAACATGG GTCTCAGCCTGTTAGAGGGTCAGTCTCGTCCGATAACATGGGAGCAGTTCCAGATAGTGGACAACGACAATTTGAACGCTGTTCGTCTCATCACGGTGGATGGCCTTCAGCATGGACGGCTGACTGTCAGAG GTGGAAAAGGCTTCATGTTCACAGTCAAAGACATCAAAGAGGGCGTGGTTCGCTATCACCACGACGACAGTGACTCCACCAAGGACTTCATCATCTTTCGCATCACCGACGGCCGCCATCAGACCCGACACAAGTTCCCCATTAAGGTCCTTCCTAAGGACGACAGCCCTCCTTTCCTCATCACCAACATGCTGCTGGAGGTCTCTGAGGGCCACATGACTCTGTTGAGGGGCTCCACCCTCCAGGCCTCAGACATGGACTCCAGCGACGATTACATCCTCTATAACATTACCCGCCCCCCACAGGCAGGAGAGGTCATGAAGATCCCAGGACCAGGGCTCACAG GTTATCCTGTCAGCCACTTTCTGCAGAAGGACCTGTCTCAGTCGATCGTCTTCTATCGACACCTTGGGAACGAGGTGTTCGATGATTCCTTTGAGGTGGTGCTGTCGGATTTCCATGATCCCCCAAACCTCTCAGAGCCACAA GTGGTGATGGTGCACATAGAACCAGTTCCAGACCAACCACCTAAAGAGGTTCCCGGGTCCAGTCGGTGTCTTGTGATCAAAGAAACTGAAGTGGTTCATATAACGCGGCAGCAGCTTCACTTTGTAGATCAGGAGTCGCCAGACAGCGAGCTGACATACACCGTTACCACTCCGCCTTTCTATACCAGTCCTCACAG GAGTCCAGATGCAGGGAGGTTGTTCCTTGTCGACAGCATACCTAAATTCACCAAGGACTCCAATGCACCAGTGCTGAGGCTCTTCACacaa CATGCCGTGAACTTCATGAAAGTAGCCTACATGCCTCCAATCATGGACATCGGTCCGTACCCCCAGCATATCCAGTTTGTTCTCTCTGTTACCAACCACCTGGGTAAAACTATCACCGGGATCTGCTTTAACGTCACTGTGGTACCAGTGGACAACCAACCACCACag GTTATCACAAACCCATTGTCTGTAGATGAAGGAGGGGAGTGCTGGCTCGGCCCTGAACACTTACTGGTGTCGGATGTAGATTCTGGTGAAGACGCCATTCGGGTGGAGCTTCAGGGAGAACCACAGCACGGTGCTCTGCAGCTGGGTGGCCAACATCTAAAACCAGGCCAAACCTTTACCCTGCAAGATCTGAAAAGCCTTAAAGTTAG GTATAATCATGACAGCTCAGAAACCACAGAGGACCACATTGAATTCATTGCAACCGATGGCACCAATGCGTTCAATTTTGTCCTGCACGTGAAG gTAACACTTATCAACGATGAAGTCCCAGTAGTGGTAGCTGATCTGAAACCAGTTCTGAGCTGTGCAGAGGGACAGGAAATAGTCATCACAGCAGAGTACATCTACGCTACTGATGCAGACAGCGACAATGGCAGCCTGGTCTTCTTGATTGCCCGGCAGCCGTATCATGGCGTGGTGCTGCGAAGTGGTGTTGTGGTTGACCGCTTCGTCCAGGCAGACATCACCGCAGGGATCATCacctacaaacacacag GATTGGAGATTGGACTGTCCCCTCGCCATGACACCATCACCTTTGTCATTTCCGATGGGGACACAGAGACCTCGGCTTTATGCTGCGGTGGAGGGAACCCCATCAGGACCAGAGGCACGGCTCAGCTTCCCGTGTACGACCTCCAGATCACGGTGTTTCCTGTCGACAGCCAAGCCCCTTCACTAGCTACAG GGGACATCTTCATGGTGGATGAAGGTGGGACTGCCCCAATTACTACGTCTCATCTGAAAGCCTCTGACGTGGACACAGTCCTGGATGAGCTGGTGGTCAATCTGATTTCTCCACCCCAGTTTGGCTACATTGAAAATGTCCTTCCCAGTCCTGGCTTTGAGAAAAGCAACACAGGCATCAGCATAG cttctttttcATACAACAACATCATTGAGGGTCACATTAACTACGTGCAGTCCAGACACCAAAGGATGGAGCCCACAGCCGACCAGTTCATGCTCTGTGTGTCAGacggtaaacacagctctgccCACGTCCCCTTCTACATCATCATCAACCCGACAAACGACGAGGTTCCAGAGTTTGTGGCTCGCAACATCACA GTACAAGAAGGAGACATGAAGCAGCTGGACCTGTCGGTGTTGCACGCGATAGACTTGGACATCCCCAAGAACAGCCTGATTTTCAGCATTGTCAGACCTCCTCAGCACGGCAGCATCGTCAACCACATCAGTGGGAAGCCAGTCGGCAGGAGACGTGAAGCCGGTCTTCAATCCCCTGTGGTTGATTTCACCATGACAGATCTTACAAATG GTATGGATCTGATGTACATGCATGATGACTCTGAGAGCATGGAGGACAGTTTTACCATCAAGCTGACTGATGGCAGACAccagctccacagacaggtgaTGGTCAAGGTGCTGCCAGTGAATGACGAGGAGCCTCGTGTCATCAG GAACCTTGGACTACAGGTGGAGCCGGGGGAAACCAGGCTTATATCCAGCGTTACGCTATTTGCAGAGGACAACGACAGCCCCTCTTCAGATGTCTTGTATATCTTTGAGAGTGTCCCGACCCAGGGACTTCTTCAGCTTAAG GAACGTCACTACTGGGTGACTCTGACAGCCGGGGAAAACTGCACCCAGGAGATGGTGGACATGAACCTTCTACGTTACATGCACACAGGCGTCCACCCGGCTAAAATGCAGGATTTCTTCGTCTTCCACCTGCTTGATGGAAAGAATCAATCACCTCCACAGCACTTCCAGATTTCTGTGAAGGATCTAGAAAAAG GAAACATTGCCATTTTCGTGAAACCTGTGAACGTCAGCCGAGGCGACCGCGTCATTCTCACCACAGATGTTCTTCTGGCCACGGACGGCACCGATAAGCCAGAGGAGCTTTTGTACGTCGTCACCCACCCACCGGCTCACGGACACATAGAGTACATCAAGCATCCCGGACTGGTCATCTCCACCTTCAGCCAGATGGACATAGCAGCGAACCTCGTCGCTTACGTGCACGACAACCAAGCCAGCGCGTCCACGGAAACCTTTCA GTTTGTTGTGAGCAATGGCAAAATGAGCAGAAATGGGAGTTTTGAGGTCGGGGTGGAAATGGTGGACCGTGTCCTGCCGTCTCTGTCCTCCAACAAGGGGCTCACTGTCCCACAAGGTTCTTCCATGATCCTGGGCCCCGACTGTCTGTCCATGTCTGACCCCGACACCCCACCCGGTGCCCTGACCTTTGTCCTCCTGCAGCCCCCACAGTACGGCAAACTGGTCGTAGCCAGTACCGCACTGACCGCCGGTTCAAACTTCACTCAGAGAGATTTGAAGGAGCTAGCAGTGGCGTACAAACACGATGGGGGACCATCACAGATCGACCGATTCGCCTTTACGGCCTCTGACAGTACTAATCGAGGCTTCCTGTTGGATGGGCGTCTGCACACGGAGCCTGTGTTCTTTACTATTCAG ATCAAGCCTTTGGATAAGTCGCCTCCGGAGGTCGTGAAGCTGCTCCCACTCTGGAAGGCAGAGCTTTTAGCCGACGGCCGGTTTggtatttttctgtcttctcgTGAGCTGAAGGCCCGGGACGGCGACAGTAGGGACGAAGAACTGATATTCTGCATCGTTCGTCCACCTTACTTTGGGTACCTGGAGAACATCACTACAG GTAGATTTGCGCCTCAGCGCTTCCCTCAGGTAGAGCTGAACAAAAGAACCATCGTCTATGTCATCAATCCGGACAAGGAGACTCTCTCAGACAGCCTGGAGTTCAGAGTGTCTGATCCTCTGGGCAACACAGGGCCCTCTCACAT GCTTGAGTTCAGGTGGTCCAGTGTGGAGTTGTCTCAGCCCGAGTACTCTGCGTGCGAGGAGCAGGGAGCTATCGGGCTGGACGTCATCCGAAAGGGGAACTTGGCAGAGTCGTCGTATATCACCTTAAAG GTAAAGGAGGCGACGGCAGCCGCGGGAAAAGATTTCATCCTAAACCCTTCGTCACTCATTCAGTTTGATCCAG GAGTGTCAAAGCGGAGCTGGCAAACTGAGATCGTCCAAGATCACCtcgaggaggctgaggagacgtttgaagtgctgctggtgtcacCTGTAGGCGCTGTAATTGGCAGCATTAGCAAGGCTCAACTCACCATCAGGGACTCAGGAagag GTCAGTGCAGGTTAAACCAGGATCAGAGGGCTCCTGTGCTTGGAGGAAAAGAGATCCGGTCTGACACGTACCCCCAACATGGCTCCATCCAGCTCGAGAAACTTCCCCTCGGCACAGAATCCGTCATCTGGACACGTGGAGACGGCATCCCCGTGCCGGATTCAAGCCTCCCAAAAAAGAAACTCAGAGTCGTGGGCAATCCAAAATCA ATTGCGCCATCATCGGTTTTCCATAATGGGACAGACTTAGTTTACACC TATCATGGCATTATGCAAATGCAAGTAGAAGATGAGACCTCCCCCTCCAGAAAGGGCAGAAAGGCAAACATCCAGGTGGTCAGCAGGGGGGCGCTGCAGCAGATGTCAGCGATGGAAGCTAAATCCAGACCGGATCCTCCAAGAAAGCATGCAAGGCCTCTGAAAACTGGACCGGCGAAAGGATAT GCTCCACCAGATAACTCCACCCCCAAGCCCTGTCTTCCAGAACTGATGGGATTCCTTCACTTCAACCAAACCGCCAATCAGCTCTATCACTGCAACGGTGTCTCCTGGAAACCTTGGGCCCCAACAGATCAg ATGGTGAGCGCTCAGACGTGTCCTCAGGGCTGGACCTTTCACGGCGGCCATTGTTACATCCTCAGCGCTGAGCGTAAGGTCACGTGGAGCACAGCCAACAGGGCCTGCAGGGAAAG ATACAAAGGAACCCTCGCGAGTGTACTCTCTAAAGTCGACATGGACTGGCTGTGGGACTTCAGTGGGAGAAAACCATTCTGGATAG GCCTGAATGACAGGGAGGGTCGAGGACGCTGGGAGTGGGCGGGCGGCGAGCCGGTCGGCTACACCAACTGGAGGAAGGCGCCCCCTCGGTCCAAAATCAAGGGAGGCAAGAAGTGCGTGCTGGTGTGGAGGAGGGCGAAGTGGCAAATCAGGGACTGCAAGACGAGCAGGGGCCATCGGTTTGTGTGCTCGGTGTga